The Drosophila suzukii unplaced genomic scaffold, CBGP_Dsuzu_IsoJpt1.0 scf_17, whole genome shotgun sequence nucleotide sequence GGCAGATTGCCCTCGTGTACGAGAACCAAGCAGCATATTTCCAAATCGGTGCCCACTGTCCTCCCCTTGCTGCGCTGTTGCAGGTTGGCCAGGTAGTCCTTGGACCAGGTTCGCCAAAACTGCTGCTTGAGTGCAGACAGCATTCGCCACCGCTTCAAATATCCGACTCGGACCTTTCTGCATATCCCGTCTGTGTTGGATTCTTGCGGCAGCGTAAGAAGAGGCTGGCCGATCAAAAGGTGCCCTGGAGTCAGTGCCTCTCCATCGTTGGGGTCGTTGCCAGGCGACGCGATTGGACAAGAGTTGAGCAGCGCCTCGACCTCGACCAGATGTGTGCATAATTCGTCTGCTGTGAGTCTGGCATTGCCGACTCCTAGGAGCAACCGATGCTTGACTGCCTTGACGGCTGTCTCCCAAAGTCCGCCGAAGTGTGGTGACCTCGGAGGAATGAAGCTCCACTCGACGCCTCTCTGTGCCGCGTATGACGTCAGCTGCCCTTGGTTTTGACGAAACGCAGCTTGCAGCTCTTCCAGGATCTTGCTTGCTCCTACGAAGTTGGTCGTACACTTCGGCGGACTTTGGGAGGCAGCCGTCAAGGCCGTTTAAATACAGATAAAAAACTGTCAGTACGACAACGAGTTCCAGGTGAACAGCCTTTGACGAAAAACACACGAATACGGTCTTGATTGGAGGCTTCCCTCGGAGCTTTAAAGAGACATAAAATGGACCGCAAAAATCTACCCCACAAATCAAGAAAGGGCGAGCTTGTCTAACCTGATCGGCTGGCAAATTGCCTATTATTTGGCCAAGAAGTACAGGCTTATAACGAAAACAGTGGACGCAATCTCCAACAATTTTCCTGCACGCCTCTCGAGCATTGATCAGCCAAATCTGCTGCCTCAAAAGAGAGACCATCACCTTGGCGCCTGCATGATAATGCCTGTGGTGTAAGTTGCGAAGGAACAGCTTAACAAATTGAGATTTTTGAGAGAGCATTAACGGAAATTTGGCGTCATACGGAGTTGATGCATTCAACAATCTACCTCCAAGTCGAATTAATCGAAATGCCACCCCATCTAGCTTGAATGTGTGTATGAAGGGATGTAAGCGTTAAAACTGTGGGGACAAAATTTGAGATTTCTCCaacttaaaaaatttaagttctGGAATTATTTGCACTAGCCTTATGAACGACAATCTCAATTCCCTTGCGGAAATAACAGATTCACATAAATCCTTTTTACTTTTAGTAAAGCGATGTACATATGGCATAATCCGGTGTAGTTTGTCGAATGACGAACATCTTTCGATAAGACCAAGGAACACGTTTGGTTCACTTTTCGCAACGGAGTGTACTGTAGCACTTTTCATGCTCTCTGACAGCTTCAAATCCAAAGAAACATCAATCTAGTGAAGGTGAGGCCATTCGATGTAACTGCGTAGTAGAAAATCTGGCCCGTTTTCCCACAAAGAACTTTTAAAGCCGTCCACGTCTGTTCCACGCGACACTAAATCAGCTGGATTCTCACTTGTAGGGACATGACGCCACACTACATTCTCTAATAGCTCTTGGATCTCAGAAACTTTGTTTGCGACGAACGTTGCTAGTGTGGATGGATCCCTTTTAAGCCAATACAGAGTGACTTGAGAATCTGACCAAAAATTAGTGCTTTCGATCTCTAAAGTGCAAGCAATGGGTGCAACTGAGCCCAGAGTTTTACAAGCAGGTGCGCTGCACATAGCTCGAGCCTTAGAATGGATTTTGTTTTGAGAGGTGACACTCGCGATTTGGCGCTTAACAATCTAGATAAACTTTTAGTTTCAACCCTTGTGCGGACATATATGCAACAGCAATAGGCTTCACTTGAAGCATCAGCGAAACCGTGGATCTGAACAGATTCATATGCAGGCAGACAGATATATCGAGGAATTGAGATCTTGTTTAATTCCAGCAAACTCTGCTTAAACTAGTTCCAACTGGTAAGCAGACTCATAGGGACCGATCATCCCAATCGAATTGTTCTCGCCACAGTTCTTGTAACAAGATCTTAGCTTTAGTTATTAAAGGACACAGTAAACCTAAGGGATCGAACTAACGAGCTGTGACAGTCAAAATGCAACGTTTTGTTGGTGGTAATGAATCAACTGACTTAGCTAAGCTATAATAAAACACGTCATTTCGAGGATCCCATTCCATACCAAGAGTTTTGATGGTTGTAGAATGGTCAAGCGTCAGAGACTTTTCCGGCCCTGCATCAGTCAGAAGGCTAGAATGATTGGTGGCCCATTTGGCTAGATCGAAGTCCCATATTTCAAAACCTCAGTTACTTCTcttcaaataatttttaactcTTTTAAACTATTGGCTCCAGTGATCATGTCGTCAACATAGAAATCACTTGCGATCAACTGAGATGCAACCGGGTGTGATTCTTTTGATAACTCAAGTAGATAACGAATCGCCAAAAACGGAGCTGAAGCTGTTCCATAAGTAACAGTGTTGAGTTCGGCCAAAGTGGTAGTGGGATGGCTcggagggcgccgagctgaaggctaccgaacgggtcgcaggttgcggtcAGCGAGCGctctggttctccagggtagctacgaataaggGTGGAAGCTGGACACGGCCCGGTtaccgccaagcccccaacactAAGCGTAAATAggtagccccggacagtcagcgggtatctgcgccgtagcagtacagacgtcgcgcttgtgctgccgtcTCCGACAAGTAGCTCACACATACCCCCTTCCAACACGTTTtgaacctacctcttccctacccacacaactcatctcaccccgggctagACGGTGGGCAACTGACGTGAGGCAAGACGGTTGTATAGTCGAGTGCGCTCTGAAATTATCTCGTTTTAAAGTCAGTGTAGCGACGGTCGTTACCTAAAAAGTGTACTGTGTATAGTGCGAGACACTCCGGGACTAGAGGTACGTACCAGGGCACTGTTCCGGCGGGGCCTCCGAACGTATCCCCAAGTCTTAAACTGGTGAGGCTGCTGTCGGTTCGTGGGCCATGGGGGGGATCCTCTCCCGCGCCCATCGAGTGAGAGGCTTTCACCTCGAAATCTCTCTCACGCGCACAGCATCCACAAGCTGCCACCCGCGCGTTTTTTCCCTCATCACTGCAAACAACAAACTCAGCTGTTTACAGTGTTGAACAACGTCGGGGTAG carries:
- the LOC139354726 gene encoding uncharacterized protein; the encoded protein is MGAGEDPPHGPRTDSSLTSLRLGDTFGGPAGTVPCPPKCTTNFVGASKILEELQAAFRQNQGQLTSYAAQRGVEWSFIPPRSPHFGGLWETAVKAVKHRLLLGVGNARLTADELCTHLVEVEALLNSCPIASPGNDPNDGEALTPGHLLIGQPLLTLPQESNTDGICRKVRVGYLKRWRMLSALKQQFWRTWSKDYLANLQQRSKGRTVGTDLEICCLVLVHEGNLPLQRWLTGRIVATSLGEDKRVRVVEIKTKGGIIKRAIHKLALLPISSQNNENVKVPEAFSGAGMFEHLILNLK